The window CCTGCGCGACTTCGTGGCCTGGGGCCCGTGCTGGCTGGAAGATACCGAGTGCCTGGAGCAACTGCGTGCGCTCTGGCATGGCGTGCGCATCCACGTGGCTGATGCCCTGGAAGCACCGCAGGCCGGCGTCGATACCCCGGAAGACCTGGAGCGCGTACGGCGCATCCTGGGGGGCTGATGAAGGTTCTGTTCGTCTGCCTCGGTAATATCTGCCGCTCGCCCACCGCCGAGGGCGTATTCCGTCACAAGGTTCGCGAAGCGGGCCTTGAGGATCGCATCGAGATCGACTCCGCCGGCACCGGCGACTGGCATGTCGGCAAGGCGCCGGACGCACGCACCCGCGCCGCCGCGCTGCGCCGGGGGTATGACTTGTCCAGCCTGCGGGCGCGCCAGGTGAGCGCGGCGGACTTCTCCCGCTACGACCTGATCCTCGCCATGGATCACGCTAACCTGCGCGACCTGAAGCGTCTGCGTGCCGGGACTGGTACGGCCGAGCTGGACCTGTTCCTGCGCCGCTTTGACCTGGAAATCGACGAAGTCCCCGACCCTTACTACGGCGGTGACGACGGTTTCGAGCAGGTGCTGGACCTGGTGGAGCAGGCCTGCGACGGTCTGCTCATGGAAGTGAAGAGGCGCCTGTGACGCTGCAACTGCAAGAAAACCTGTCCCTCAAGCCCTACAACACCTTTGGCGTCGAGGTCGCCGCGCGCTGGTTCGCCCAGGCCCATGACGACGCCGAGGTGCGCGAAGGTATCGCCGCCGCCGCCGAAAAGGATCTGCCGCTGATGGTGATCGGTGGCGGCAGCAACCTGCTGCTGACCCGTGATGTCGAGGCGCTGGTGTTGCGCATGGCTTCCCGTGGCATTCGCATCCTCAGTGACGACGGCGCTCGTGTGGTGGTCGAGGCGGAAGCCGGCGAGGTCTGGGATGACTTCGTGCGCTGGACCCTCGAGCAGGGTTTCGGCGGATTGGAAAACCTCAGCCTGATTCCCGGCACCGTGGGCGCCGCGCCCATGCAGAACATCGGTGCCTACGGTGTCGAGATCAAGGACGTCTTCGCCGGCCTGACGGCGCTGGACCGCGAAAGCGGCGAGTTGTGCGAGTTCGGCCTGGAAGACTGTGCCTTCGCCTACCGCGATAGCCGCTTCAAGCGCGAGTCGGGCCGCTGGCTGATCCTGCGGGTGCGCTTTGCCCTGAGCCGCGCGGCGCAGCTGCACCTGGACTACGGTCCGGTGCGTCAGCGGCTGGCTGAGGAGGGTGTCACCGCGCCGACGCCGGCTGATGTGTCGCGTGTGATCTGTGCCATCCGCCGCGAAAAGCTGCCCGACCCGGCCGTGCTCGGCAATGCTGGCAGCTTCTTCAAGAACCCCGTGGTGCCCGTCGCTCAGGCGGACGAGCTGCGTGCGCGCTTCAGTGACCTGGTGGCCTACCCGCAAGGTGATGGTCTGGTGAAGCTGGCGGCTGGCTGGCTGATCGACAAGGCGGGTTGGAAAGGCTTCCGTGACGGCGCTGCCGGCGTGCATGCGCAGCAGGCGCTGGTGCTGGTCAATTACGGCGGGGCGACCGGTGCGCAGCTGCACGCGCTGGCGGAGCGTATTCGTGACGACATCCAGCAGCGTTTCGGCGTGGAGCTGGAGATGGAGCCCAATCTCTACTGAGAGATCATCCGAGCTCTATGAGAAAGGGGATGCAGATGCATCCCCTTTTTCATGCGCGCCTGTAGGAGCAGGTTTGCTCGCGAACCGCCCGAGCGCTGGCGGATGAGGCTTTCGTAGGAGCGGATCTTATCCGCGAGTCGCGCCGTACTGTCCAGCTATCGCGGGCAGCGACCTCCCCGCGAATGCACCAGGGAGCGTAGGGCGTATAACGCTCGACGTTATACGCCGATTGACGATGGACTCCGACGGCGTGGCCTGTAACCTGGAAGCCTGCCGCAGGGCGCTTCGAGCTCGGCCGGGGCGTCAACTGGCGATCATGGCGTATTGGCATACAACCGAGAACGGTTGTATGCCCTACAGGCGTGGCGACAGTTGCGCTTATGAAGGTGGGGCGTCGATATTCGGGCAATAAAAAAAGGGGATGCAATTGCATCCCCTTTTTCAGGCCGAGAAGCTATCAGCTGTGGTGTTTTTCTACCACGTTGCCTTCTTCTTCATTGGCTTTTTCACCTTCAGCCTGCTCGGCAGCCGATTGCTCGGTCTGCTCGACGGCCTGGGCTTCGGTCACCACTTCCGCCGCATCGGCTTCGGCAGCGACGTCATCGGCTGGCTCAGCCACGACTTCAGCTTCCACGGCAGCGGTCTCTTCGACCACGGTAGCGGTGGCCGGTGCCTCTTCGACCTGCGGAGCGGCAGCAGCTGCGGCGGCGGCTTCACGGGCCAGGCGTTCCAGGCGACGACGCTCGCGTGGGTCGTTGGAGGCGCGGCCGGTGGCGTTGGCCGGAACGCCGGCATCGGCGGCCGGGACTTCCGCCGGAGCTTCGGTGGTCGGCTCGGACTGGGCTTCGACAGCGGCCTGGACGACTTCTTCCTCGCGGGCTTCCACGGCCGGAGCCGCTTCCACGACGACGTTTTCGCTGGCTTCAGACTGCTCGACGGACTCGGCGGGCTTGGCCAGGAACTCGATGGTCTGCTCCAGGGCGCTTTCGGTACGTACGGCCTCGACCACGACGGACTCTACCGGCTGAGCGGCTTCGGTCGGCGCCTCGGTGGCCGGCTGCTGCTCGCTGGCAACTTCGGCAACCACGGCGGCAGTGGCAGCGGCGGCAACGACGGTAGCAGCGGTCGGCGCTTCACCAGCAGCTTGTTCAGTCTGCTCGCTGGCGTCTTCGGCGCCTTCTACGCCATCGACACCGGCTTCACGCTGACGCTCGCGGCGGTTGCTGCGGCGGCGCTGGCCACGGGAGCGGCGACGGGGACGCTCGCCATCGGCGCCTTCTTGGTCGTCCTGTTGATCCAGCAGTTCCTCGTTCAGCAGCTCTTCGGATTCCAGGGCAGCGGCATCGCTGGCCAGACGTTCCTCGCGCGGCTGGCGCTCTTCACGGGGTTGACGCTCGGCGCGCGGTTGACGTTCCTCGCGGGCCGGACGCTCGCCACGCTCTTCGCGGGGCTGGCGCTCTTCGCGCGGTTGACGCTCGGCACGCTCTTCACGGGGCTGACGCTCCTCGCGCGGCTGGCGCTCAGCACGCTCTTCACGCGGCTGACGTTCCTCGCGGGCAGGGCGCTCAGCGCGTTCTTCACGCGGTTGACGCTCTTCGCGGGGCTGACGCTCGGCGCGCTCTTCACGCGGCTGGCGTTCCTCGCGTGGTTGACGCTCGGCGCGCTCTTCGCGCGGCTGGCGCTCCTCGCGGGGTTGACGTTCAGCACGTTCTTCTCGCGGCTGACGCTCTTCGCGGGCTGGACGCTCAGCGCGTTCGCCACGCTCACCACGCTCGTCGCGGCGACGCTCGCCACGTTCCTTGCGTTCGTCATCACGACGGCCGCCTTCGCGGCCGTCACGGCGACGGTTCTGTTGACGGCCATTGCGGCGTTCGCCCTGGCCTTCGCTGCGCTCGGCAGCCGGCTTCTCAGCGGCGGCAGGTTGCGGTTGCTCCGGCTTGCTGCCGGCGAACAGGCTGACCAGCGACTTCACCAGGCCCTGGAACAGGCTTGGCTCCGGCATCGGCTTGGGCGCTTCGACAACCGGTGCGGCTGCGGCGGCAGTCTGCTGCGGGGCAGGGGTCTGCGGGGAAACGGTCTTCACCGCGGCTTCCTGGCGGACCAGGGTGCGGGTGGAGCTGATCGGCTGGACTTCCTCGTGCTCGACGTGGGCCATCTCGTAGCTGGAGTGACCAGCCAGTAGCTCGGGGCTGTCGTCACGCAGGCGCTGCACTTCGAAGTGCGGGGTTTCCAGATGGTCGTCCGGCAGGATGAAGATGCGCGCGCGGGTGCGCAGCTCGATCTTGGTGATGGCGTTGCGCTTCTCGTTGAGCAGGAAGGCGGCAACCTGGAACGGCACGCGGGCGCGAACTTCGGCGGTGCGGTCCTTCAGGGCCTCTTCCTCGATCAGGCGCAGGATCGCCAGCGACAGGGACTCGACGTCGCGGATGATGCCTTGGCCG of the Pseudomonas sp. PSE14 genome contains:
- a CDS encoding low molecular weight protein-tyrosine-phosphatase, translating into MKVLFVCLGNICRSPTAEGVFRHKVREAGLEDRIEIDSAGTGDWHVGKAPDARTRAAALRRGYDLSSLRARQVSAADFSRYDLILAMDHANLRDLKRLRAGTGTAELDLFLRRFDLEIDEVPDPYYGGDDGFEQVLDLVEQACDGLLMEVKRRL
- the rne gene encoding ribonuclease E, yielding MKRMLINATQPEELRVALVDGQRLFDLDIESGAREQKKANIYKGRITRIEPSLEAAFVDFGAERHGFLPLKEISREYFKKNPEGRINIKDVLSEGQEVIVQVEKEERGNKGAALTTFISLAGRYLVLMPNNPRAGGISRRIEGEERNELREALNGLNVPGDMGLIVRTAGLGRSSEELQWDLDYLLQLWGAIKEASGERSGPFLIYQESNVIIRAIRDYLRQDIGEVLIDSIDAQEEALNFIRQVMPQYASKVKLYQDSVPLFNRFQIESQIETAFQREVKLPSGGSIVIDPTEALVSIDINSARATKGGDIEETALQTNLEAAEEIARQLRLRDIGGLIVIDFIDMTPAKNQRAVEERVREALEADRARVQVGRISRFGLLEMSRQRLRPSLGETSGIVCPRCNGQGIIRDVESLSLAILRLIEEEALKDRTAEVRARVPFQVAAFLLNEKRNAITKIELRTRARIFILPDDHLETPHFEVQRLRDDSPELLAGHSSYEMAHVEHEEVQPISSTRTLVRQEAAVKTVSPQTPAPQQTAAAAAPVVEAPKPMPEPSLFQGLVKSLVSLFAGSKPEQPQPAAAEKPAAERSEGQGERRNGRQQNRRRDGREGGRRDDERKERGERRRDERGERGERAERPAREERQPREERAERQPREERQPREERAERQPREERQPREERAERQPREERQPREERAERPAREERQPREERAERQPREERQPREERAERQPREERQPREERGERPAREERQPRAERQPREERQPREERLASDAAALESEELLNEELLDQQDDQEGADGERPRRRSRGQRRRSNRRERQREAGVDGVEGAEDASEQTEQAAGEAPTAATVVAAAATAAVVAEVASEQQPATEAPTEAAQPVESVVVEAVRTESALEQTIEFLAKPAESVEQSEASENVVVEAAPAVEAREEEVVQAAVEAQSEPTTEAPAEVPAADAGVPANATGRASNDPRERRRLERLAREAAAAAAAAPQVEEAPATATVVEETAAVEAEVVAEPADDVAAEADAAEVVTEAQAVEQTEQSAAEQAEGEKANEEEGNVVEKHHS
- the murB gene encoding UDP-N-acetylmuramate dehydrogenase; protein product: MTLQLQENLSLKPYNTFGVEVAARWFAQAHDDAEVREGIAAAAEKDLPLMVIGGGSNLLLTRDVEALVLRMASRGIRILSDDGARVVVEAEAGEVWDDFVRWTLEQGFGGLENLSLIPGTVGAAPMQNIGAYGVEIKDVFAGLTALDRESGELCEFGLEDCAFAYRDSRFKRESGRWLILRVRFALSRAAQLHLDYGPVRQRLAEEGVTAPTPADVSRVICAIRREKLPDPAVLGNAGSFFKNPVVPVAQADELRARFSDLVAYPQGDGLVKLAAGWLIDKAGWKGFRDGAAGVHAQQALVLVNYGGATGAQLHALAERIRDDIQQRFGVELEMEPNLY